In the genome of Theropithecus gelada isolate Dixy chromosome 19, Tgel_1.0, whole genome shotgun sequence, the window tcaagcgattctcctcgctcagcctcccgagtggttgggattacaagcgtctgccaccacgcccggctaattttttgtattttctatagacgggatttcactgtgttggccaggctggtcttgaactcctgacctcaggtgatccgcccacctcgacctcccaaagtgttgggattacaggcgtgagccatcgcgcccggcttgGGTCTCCCATTCTAgagtgggaaactgaggctcagggagtgaGTGAGTCTGGATGCTAGATCATAGAGAAGACCTCGTCTCGGCCCTCCATCATTGGgcataacaataaaacaaatactgtTTCTATTGCAGTGGCCACATCCCCAACACGTGATACACCATTATTACCTCATTCAGTCTCCCTACAACGCACTGGGAAGCCCAGGTTTTGCTGCCGTTTTCCAGATAGAGAAACTGCGACAGGGGTGCTAAGGCCACAACTGGGACTCAAACCCAGCAATTGctgtttcctttcctctctcccctcccctcccctcccctgtcctgccctgccctgccctgccctgccctttcctttcctttcctttccttgagggagtctcgctctgtcgcccaggctggagtgcggtggcgcgatctcggctcactgcaagctccgcctcccaggtgcacgccattctcctgcctcagcctcccgagcagctgtgactacaggcgcccgccaccacgcctggctaattttttgtatttttagtagagacagggtttcaccatgctagccaggatggtcccagtCTCTTGACgtcatgatccaccggcctcggcctcctgaagtgctgggattacaggcttgagccaccgcgcccagcccttttttaatttttttttttttttttgagacagcatctcgcgctgtcgcccagactgggtgcagcggcacgatctcggctgactgcaacctctgcctctcagattcaagcgattctccggcctcagcccccgctccccccctccccgcccctttgctgccgagtagctggaactacaggctcaggccaccatatccagctaatttattttttgtatttttagtagagatggcgtttcaccttgttggccaggctggtctcaaactcctgacctcaagtgatcccccgccttggcctcccaaagtgctgggattacaggtgtgagccactgcacccggcccaggcCACACCATTTTCATCCACCGATTCATACAAccttgttttatgtatgtttgtTTAAAGACATCTTATTTAATATCTATGGTGGATTCATTCACATTGAACTCACAGCCAGCGGCACTGAAACTCATGTCTGCATGAAGCTTCTCTATAAGGGATTTTCTCCATGAGGTGcatcacagacttttttttttttttaagtattttatttttggtgtgatcatagctcactgcagccttgacctcccatgctcaggtgatcctccaatctcagcctcctgagtagctgggactacaggctacactggactaatttttaaaaagtttttgtaccgctggggggtctcactatattgcccaagctggtcttgaactcctggccttgggcagtcctcctgcctcggctcccaatgtgctgggattacgggcgtgagccaccgagcccagccatcACAGTCTTTTGGTACTTAGGAACCCTGGACAGCATTTCAGTGTCTGGGGGAATTTCAATagcaaaatcaccaacaaaaaccacaagaacgtggccaggcacagtggctcacgcttgtaatcccagcattttgggaggccaaggtgggtggatcacctgaggtcaggagttcgagaccagactggccaacatggtgaaaccccgtctctaccaaacatgcaacattagccaggcgtggtggcaggtgcctgtagtcccagctacttgggatgctgaggcgggagaattgcttgaacccagcaggtggaggttgcagtgagctgagattgcaccattgcattccagcctaggcaacaagagtaaaactccatttctttttttttttttttttttgtgacggagtcttgcgctgtcgcccgggctggagtgcagtggccggatctcagctcactgcaagctccgcctcccgggtttgtgccattctcctgcctcagcctcccgagtagctgggactacaggcgcctgccacctcgcccagctagttttttgtattttttagtagagacggggtttcactgtgttagccaggatggtctcgatctcctgacctcatgatccgcccgtctcggcctcccaaagtgctgggattacaggcttgagccaccgcgcccggccaactccatttcaaaaaagaaaaaaataatgataaaataaaaaaagaaattcaccacCCTAAACTCACACCTTCCATCTCCCATGAGCACATGACCATGGACGTGTGCGACAGCTGCTATGCTGCTGTTTCTCCTGTTTCTCTTCTGGGCTTTTGTAGCCTTGTGGTGGCCCACATTCTGCTGCAGTTGTAAACATTCACCAGATCTCTGTGACTTAGaaaagctggccaggcatggtggctcacacctgtaatcccagcactttgggaggccgaggcaggcagatcacctgaggtcaggagttcgagaccagcctggccaacgtagtgaaaccccatctctattaaaaatataaaaactaggtgtgtgtggtggtacacgcctgtaatcctagcttcttgggaggctgaggcaggagaatcgctggaacccggaaGGTCAaatttacagtgagccaagatagcaccattgtactctagctttggcaataagagtgaaactctgtctcggaaaaaaaaagaaaagaaaagataaactaaGGCTGTCATACTTGGAGTCTCCTatctgtaatctcggcacttttggggactgaggcacaaggatcgctCGAGGCCagaagatcgaggctgcagtttgctatgattgcaccactgtactccagcctgtgtgacacagtgagaccctgtctctaaataaataaataaggcagggcgtggtgtctcacgcctgtaattccagcactttgggaggccgaggtggacggatcacctgaggtcgagagttcaagaccaacctgaccagcatggagaaacccccatctctactaaaaatacaaaattagaccgggcgcgatgactcacgcctgtaatcccagcactttgggaggccaaggcgggcggatcacaaggtcaggtgatcgagaccatcctggctaacatggtgaaaccccatctctaataaaaatattaaaaaattagccgggtgtggtggcgggcgcctgtagtcccagctatttgggaggctgaggcaggagaatggcgtgaacctgggaggcggaacttgtagtgagctgagatggcgccactgcactccagcctgggcgacagagcgagattccgtctcaaaaaaaaaaaaaaaaaaattagccgggtatggcggcccatgcctgtaatcccagctactcgggaggctgagacaggagaattgcttgaactcgagaggcaggagttgtggtgagccgagatcgcgccattgcactccagccttggcaacaagagcgaaactctgtctgaaaaaaaaaaaaagtaaacagcctgggtgcagagcaaaaccctatctctaagtaaatgaataaataaatagcaaagctAAGGCGTATCTCTTAGCGGCAGTAGACTTTGGTAGTTGTAGTGGTGCAGAAACCGGCCTAATGGGAGGGTCGTTTTCTCACAGTGACGACGGTGTCGTCTAAAGAAACATCCAAGCTTTTACATAATTACAGTTGGCCAgccatcgtggctcatgcctgtaatgccagcactatcagaggctgaggcgagaggatcacttgagcccccaggagtttgagaccagcctgggcaacacggcaaggcCCTGTctgtacaaattaaaaattagccgggcatagtgatacgtgcctgtagtcatgctacttgagaggctgaggtgggaggatcacttgagcccgggaggtgaaggctgcagtgagccatgattgcgttACTACACTCCTggctgggtgatacagcaagaccctgtctcaaaaaaaaaaaaaaaaaaaaaaatggggctgggtgcaggggtggctcacacctgtaatcccagcactttgagaggccaagctgggaggatctgttgagctcaagagtttaagggcagcctgggcagcagtgaaacaccatctctatgaAAAAGGCACACAtgatcgggcatggtggctcacgcccataatcccagcgctttgagaggccaaggtgggcggatcacgaggtcaggagtttgagaccagcctggccaacatggtgaaaccccatctctactaaatatatgaaaaaaaaaaaaaaaaaatgccgggcatggtgggtgcctataatcccagctacttgggaggctgaggcaggagaatcgcttgaacctgggaggcagaggttgcagtgagtcaagatcgagCCACTACATTTcaatattccagcctgggtgacagagtgagactccctcttaagaaaaaaaagaaaaagaaaaaaaaatccacacacatatataattctgatgattttttaaagtaaacaaggCTTTATTCAAGACTACTGCAGGCAAAATTGAGCTCAACTCCGAATCCACGAAGTTGTCGACAAGGGGGGATTTATAGCTGTGGAGCAGGGCAAGGGGGTGTCAGTGGAGAGAAAATTGTAAAGACTTGGGGAGTCACCTTAAACTCACTTAACGGGATCCTTGCTGAAGCCAGGCCAGGGCGATCAGCTATCAagaaactgacttagcaggattcttgctaaaactgggcGAGACAGATCAAAGACAGCATGGGAGCCAAGGTCAAGGCCCAGTGCAGAAGAGATTTCAGAGGACTCTGACTCAAGTTTGGCCAAGAAGAGAGTCTTTGTCGGGGCAGAGACCCGGCCTGGCCCTGGGAATCTGAGACGGGGGACAGTGAGTTCTCCTGGAAGGGGAGGTGAGCGGGGATGATGCAAAATGTATGCCCTTCCCCCAAACTCTTCAGCTGCCTCGGAAAAATTAGGTCTCTAGTGCTAAGGTACCTGCCTGCATCTCCTGGCTCCCGGTGCACAGACCATCTGCCAGGTCTCGCCCAGGCTCCTCTGGCGCCGGCCACAGAATCTGATCCAGCCAGAAAGCTAATGCCATTTGTCCTCTCTGCCGTCCTTCTCGACTGCCCCAAAAGCAGCCCCAGATCTCATTTCAGAGAGTCTGTGTGTGACCAGGGGCCTGAGGATGAGCCATCCTGGCCTTGGGTCCGACTAGACCAATTGTCACTGATGACAGGGCCACTCAACCCGAAAAATCCCAGCCCTCTGAGCCCAGGCAGGCCTGGGGACTGCATCACGCAAGGTTTGGAGGGGCCCGATGGAGCCCACCCCCTGCTTCTGACTTGGGTATCATCAATCCTAACATTTCTAGGCTGAGCGTACATCATCTTGGGTTACAGAGGAAGGAGCTGAGGGCCCTGGGAACCACAGCACTCAGTCCAGGATCCGTGCCTATCCTTctctccttttattattataatttttgagactgggtctcactctgtggcccaggctggagtacaatggtgtgatcttggcccactgcaacctccacctcccgggttgaagtgattctcctgtctcagcctcctgagtagctgggattacaagcatgcaccactacacccagctaatttttgtagtttttgggtttttttttttttttttttgagacagagtctggctctgtcgccaggctggagtgcagtggagccatgtcagctcactgcaacctctatctcccaggttcaagaaattctcgtgactcagcctcctgagtagctaggactacaggtgcctgccacgacgcccagctaaattttttttttttttttttttttgagacggagtttcattcttgttgcccaggttggagtgcaatggtatgatctcggctcactgcaacctctgcctcctgggttcaagtgattctcctgcctcagccccctagtagctgggattacaggcacccaccaccacacttggctgatttttgtgtttttagtagagatagggtttcaccatgttggtcaggctggtcttgaactcctgacctcaggtgatctgcccacctcggcagtgttgggattacaggcatgagtcaccatgcccggtccttatttctgtatttttagagagacagggtttcatcatgctggccaggctgatcttgaactcctggcttcaagtgatccacccgcctcagtctcccaaagtgctgggattataggcatgagccaacgtgtctggcctaatttttatatttttagtagagatgaggttttactatgttggtcaggctggtctggaactgctgacctcaagcaatctgctcacattgacctcccaaagtgctgggattacaggtgtgacccaccgtgcctggccatttctgttttattgaggCAACCTCTCATTCTGCTacctaagctagagtgcagtggtgcagtcatggctcactgcagccttgacctcctggggacaagctatcctcccacctcagcctccctagtagctggaactataggtgtgtgccaccacacccagctacgtttttacttttgtagagatggggtcttgctatgttgcccaggtgggtttCTCTCCTATTGCTTACTCCCAGGCACCACAGGGACATGGGTACTGAGAGTGGCATTTTTGGAGAGACATGATCCCAGCTCCTCTACTCAATAGCTGCTGACCCTGAGCTGTGGCttaaacttctctgtgcctcagtttttccatctttaCAATGGGAACCTCTTTGATCCTCTCATTGcatgggatacatgtacaggagAATGCACAGGAGCTGTGTCTCTCAGCTGCCTTTTATCGAGATGGAGAatcgctctgtgacccaggctggagtgcagtggcgtgatctgtggtatccaggttcacgccattctcctgtctcagcctcccaagtagctgggactacaggcgcccgccaccacacctggctaactttttgtatttttagtagagacggggtttcaccgtgttagccagaatggtctcgatctcctgacctcgtgatccgcctgcctcggcctcccaaagtcctgggattacaggcgtgagccaccgcgcccggcctccctgaTGACTCTTGAATAAACATCTCTTGACTCTGACAGGCCTTTGAAGCTGGAAGTTTCCTGCAGCCTGACATCCAGGCAGAATGGATGATGTGACTCCCCGTGAGTGGCCTCTGCTAGTGGCAAACCCTACACTTCCTGTATTCAAAGGTTGCAGAggggctgggctctgtggctcagccctgtaatcctatcactttgggaagctgaggtggaaggatcacttgagtccaggagtttgaggccagcctgggcaacatagggagaccccagtctctacagaattttttttttttttttccaagacagagtctcactctgtcacccaggctggagcgcattGGTGTGATcgcggcttactgcaacctctgtctccggggttcaagtgattctcctgcctcagcctcctgagtagctgggactgcaggcacccaccaccaagcccggctaatttctttttcttctttttttttgagacagagtctcgctctgtcgcccaggctggagtgcagtggcgcaatcttggctcactgcaagccccacctccagggttcacgccattctcctgcctcagcctcccgagtagctgggactacaggtgcttgcaaccacatcaggctttttttttttttttttttttttttgtatttttagtaaagacgaggtttcactgcgttagccaggatggtctcgatctcctgacctcgtgatccgcccgtgatccttggcctcccaaagtgttgggattacaggcgtgagccaccgtgcccagcctaatttctttcttccttcctctccttcctctcctttctttctttcttttttttttttttattgttacttagtttttatttcataatcataaacttaactctgcaatccagctaggcatgggagagaacaaggaaaacatggaacccaaagggaactgcagcgagagcacaaagattctaggatactgcgagcaaatggggtggaggggtgctctcctgagctacagaaggaatggtctggtggttaagataaaacacaagtcaaacttattcgagttgtccacagtcagcaatggtgatcttcttgctggtcttgccattcctggacccaaagcgctccatggcctccacaatattcatgccttctttcactttgccaaagaccacatgcttgccatccaaccactcagtcttggcagtgcagatgaaaaactgggaaccatTTGTGTTGGGTCCAGCATTTGCCATGGACAAGATTCCAGGACCTGTATGCTTTAGGATGAAGTTCTCATCTTCAAATTTCTCCCCATAGATGGACTTGCCACCAGTGCCATTATGGCGTGTAAAGTCACCACCCTGACAcataaaccctggaataattctgtgaaagcaggaacccttataaccaaatcctttctctccagtgctcagagcacgaaaattttctgctgtctttggaacCTTGTCTGCAAACAGCTCGAAGGAGACGCGGCCCAAAGGCTCGCCGTCGACGGCAATGTCGAAGAACACGGTAGGGTTGACCATGGCTAGTAGTACAGGACTTTCCTCGGCGGCAGCGTCTGCaaagcctctttctttctttttttagacagagtctcactctgtcaaccaggctggagtgcagtggcgtgatctctgctcactgcaagctccgcctcccgggttcacgccatcctcctgcctcagcttcccgagaagctgggaccacaggcgcccgccaccacgcccagctaattttttgtatttttagtagagatggggtttcaccgtgttagccaggatggtctcgatctcctgacctcgtgatctacccgcctcggcctcccaaagtgctgggattacaggtgtgagccactgcgcctggcctctttcttttcttttcttttctttttgtatttttagtagagacgatgtttcaccttgttggccaggctggtcttggactcctgacttcgagtgatctgcccacctcagcctcccaaagtgttgggattacagatgtgagccacggcacccggccatgcctagctaattgttatatttttagtagagatggggttttgccatgttggccaggctg includes:
- the LOC112613350 gene encoding peptidyl-prolyl cis-trans isomerase A, whose amino-acid sequence is MVNPTVFFDIAVDGEPLGRVSFELFADKVPKTAENFRALSTGEKGFGYKGSCFHRIIPGFMCQGGDFTRHNGTGGKSIYGEKFEDENFILKHTGPGILSMANAGPNTNGSQFFICTAKTEWLDGKHVVFGKVKEGMNIVEAMERFGSRNGKTSKKITIADCGQLE